A single Pseudanabaenaceae cyanobacterium SKYG29 DNA region contains:
- the cas4 gene encoding CRISPR-associated protein Cas4, giving the protein MSDEDFLLLSSLNAWEYCPRRFYLEYVLGEMQQNEHIVWGRYLHELVNEGGVERHDDVLLRRQQWVWSNRLGIYGLIDLVEEKDGLLVPVEYKKGKMNRHINDHIQLCAAGLCLEEMTGKRVDWGAIFYHGNRRRERVSFTTVLRELTEKSIDQARLMSRSKSIPAPIKKKSKCRDCSLLSICLPDEVLLLRSESV; this is encoded by the coding sequence ATGAGTGATGAAGATTTTTTACTATTAAGTAGTTTGAATGCATGGGAGTATTGTCCAAGACGCTTTTACTTGGAGTATGTGCTGGGCGAAATGCAGCAAAATGAGCATATTGTTTGGGGAAGATATTTGCATGAACTAGTAAATGAGGGGGGAGTAGAAAGGCATGATGATGTATTGCTTCGCAGGCAACAATGGGTTTGGAGTAACCGACTTGGAATTTATGGTCTGATTGACCTAGTGGAAGAAAAGGATGGTTTGCTGGTTCCAGTTGAATATAAGAAAGGGAAAATGAATCGCCATATTAATGACCATATTCAGTTATGCGCAGCAGGTTTATGCCTAGAAGAAATGACTGGCAAGAGGGTCGATTGGGGGGCTATTTTCTATCACGGTAATCGGAGGAGGGAAAGAGTTAGTTTTACAACTGTGTTGCGTGAGCTGACAGAAAAAAGTATTGATCAGGCTAGGCTTATGAGTAGGTCTAAGTCTATTCCTGCTCCTATAAAGAAAAAATCTAAGTGCCGTGACTGCAGTTTGTTATCTATTTGTTTACCTGATGAGGTTTTGTTGTTGAGGTCAGAAAGTGTATGA
- the cas5d gene encoding type I-D CRISPR-associated protein Cas5/Csc1, translating into MRLYFCRLILHDNVFFATREMGELYETGNYLHNWALSYAFFADEFISSPYSCLGESAQTPSYLKNVRERSLLALNQEGIYLFPGKPILWSYQINTFKAAQTNYYAKVEKFGEGSASKNYPANIGRAKELAIGSIYHSFLVIEEDKKLPSFIARKAEQIWIRLGKWSSKVKVEVVPITNFRQKTGRFICHHPVNPLDLGPRVRVLLYDRVVMCPCSLLSTAEMEGEYWEINSNVFSPEPVFLPCHVGYGYGGTE; encoded by the coding sequence ATGAGGTTGTACTTCTGTCGCCTTATTTTGCATGATAATGTTTTTTTTGCAACGCGGGAGATGGGAGAACTGTATGAAACAGGAAATTATCTCCACAATTGGGCATTGAGCTATGCATTTTTTGCTGATGAGTTTATCTCTTCTCCTTACAGTTGTCTAGGCGAGTCAGCTCAAACTCCCTCCTATCTGAAGAATGTTAGGGAAAGAAGTTTACTGGCTCTTAATCAGGAGGGAATTTACCTGTTTCCTGGTAAACCGATTCTGTGGAGTTATCAGATCAATACATTCAAGGCAGCGCAGACTAACTACTATGCTAAGGTAGAAAAGTTTGGAGAAGGGAGTGCAAGCAAAAATTACCCTGCTAATATCGGACGGGCGAAAGAGCTAGCGATAGGCAGTATCTACCATTCTTTCCTTGTAATCGAGGAGGACAAAAAACTCCCATCTTTCATTGCTCGTAAGGCAGAGCAAATCTGGATTAGGCTGGGCAAATGGTCAAGTAAGGTTAAGGTAGAAGTTGTGCCAATTACTAACTTCCGCCAAAAGACGGGTAGATTTATCTGTCATCACCCAGTAAATCCTCTCGATCTTGGACCGAGAGTTAGAGTTCTGTTATACGATCGAGTAGTGATGTGCCCTTGTAGTCTGCTTAGTACAGCGGAGATGGAGGGAGAGTACTGGGAGATAAATTCTAATGTGTTTTCTCCTGAGCCTGTTTTTTTACCTTGTCATGTAGGATATGGGTATGGTGGAACAGAGTAA
- the cas6 gene encoding CRISPR system precrRNA processing endoribonuclease RAMP protein Cas6, giving the protein MVEQSNSSLHAIVVELVTEGNRFLPGTLGRALHGQVMEWIANVDAVLAAAIHDSKDTPFTVSPLFGNRAEGKPRAGESFFFRITLLQGFILPIVLQGLEEWEDKSVVLGGHTFHLKAVYCLPGSHRWTGSSDYNLLLALAIPQKEVTLVFHTPTSFKQKDFIQPFPLPDLVFGSLWRKWNSFCPGNCQIDEEAWQVLVSGFELQTRVYRLEGGAEIGCQGWVRYVFTDEKQARLGAVLSHFAFFAGVGRKTTMGMGLTSLREKRYE; this is encoded by the coding sequence ATGGTGGAACAGAGTAATTCTTCTTTACATGCTATCGTTGTTGAGTTGGTAACTGAGGGAAACAGGTTTTTACCTGGCACACTAGGTCGTGCTTTGCATGGACAAGTGATGGAGTGGATTGCTAACGTGGATGCAGTTTTAGCAGCAGCTATTCATGATAGTAAGGATACTCCTTTTACTGTTTCCCCTTTGTTTGGGAATAGGGCAGAAGGAAAACCTAGAGCAGGCGAAAGTTTCTTTTTTCGGATTACTCTTTTGCAGGGATTCATCTTACCGATCGTTTTACAGGGGCTGGAAGAGTGGGAAGATAAAAGTGTAGTGTTAGGGGGACATACTTTTCATTTGAAGGCAGTCTATTGTCTGCCTGGTAGCCACAGATGGACAGGTTCTTCTGACTATAATCTACTCCTGGCTTTGGCTATTCCACAAAAAGAAGTCACTTTAGTCTTCCATACGCCAACTAGTTTTAAGCAGAAGGATTTTATCCAGCCTTTCCCTTTACCTGATCTAGTATTTGGTAGTTTGTGGCGAAAATGGAATAGTTTCTGCCCTGGTAATTGTCAAATTGATGAGGAGGCTTGGCAGGTGCTTGTGTCTGGGTTTGAGTTGCAAACGAGAGTATATCGGTTAGAGGGCGGCGCGGAGATTGGTTGCCAGGGGTGGGTACGCTATGTGTTTACTGATGAGAAACAAGCAAGATTAGGTGCAGTCTTATCTCATTTTGCTTTTTTTGCAGGCGTAGGGAGAAAGACGACTATGGGTATGGGTTTGACAAGTTTAAGGGAGAAAAGATATGAGTGA